The following are encoded in a window of Corynebacterium argentoratense DSM 44202 genomic DNA:
- a CDS encoding peptide ABC transporter substrate-binding protein translates to MHNTTSSPARTHRGVIKKTAALLAASALTFGLAACSSDDSGNAIVYVNGTEPQRLLIPGDTSENGGGRIVDMLYSGLVYYDANGIVHNELAESIDLEGDKTYKVTLKPDKKFADGTPVKASNFVDAWNHVVANDQMTESFFAPIEGYSEDATELSGLKVLDDRTFTITLNQPEADFPTRLGYNAFFPLPDNAYDDEEAFGRNPNGNGPYKLEAWDGSQSISLVPNENYDGPRKPKNDGVMFTFYARPDAAYADLLSDNLDVLDAIPTGSLANYQDELPGRSVSQPVAAYQELSLPEREAHFAGEEGRLRRKALSMSIDRDSITNKLFYGTRTPARDFTSPVIDGYNPNLKGNEVLMYNPEEAKKLWAQADAISPYDGTLEIAYDVDGGHQEWVDAVANQIRNNLGIEAVGHPYPDFKSYRNDIKSKTIKGAFRTGWFADYPGLGNFLVPNFVSTSSSNDSGYNNPEFDALMTKAAGQPTPEESNKLYNEGQEIMLQDLPAIPLWYPNVVGGWSNNVDNVTFNWKSLPEYYAITKN, encoded by the coding sequence ATGCACAACACCACCTCCAGCCCGGCGCGTACGCACCGCGGCGTCATCAAGAAGACGGCAGCGCTTCTTGCCGCCAGCGCCCTCACGTTCGGCTTAGCCGCCTGCAGCAGCGATGACAGCGGCAATGCCATCGTTTACGTCAACGGCACCGAGCCACAGCGCCTGCTGATCCCCGGCGATACCAGTGAAAACGGCGGCGGTCGCATCGTCGACATGTTGTACTCCGGTCTCGTGTACTACGACGCTAACGGCATTGTGCACAACGAGCTAGCGGAATCCATCGATCTTGAGGGCGACAAGACCTACAAGGTCACCCTCAAACCCGACAAGAAGTTCGCTGACGGCACCCCCGTGAAAGCCAGCAACTTCGTCGATGCATGGAACCATGTGGTCGCTAACGACCAAATGACCGAAAGCTTCTTTGCCCCCATCGAAGGCTACTCCGAGGATGCAACCGAGCTCAGCGGCTTGAAGGTGCTTGACGACCGTACGTTCACCATCACGCTCAATCAGCCGGAGGCTGACTTCCCGACGCGTCTTGGCTACAACGCATTCTTCCCGCTGCCCGATAACGCATACGACGACGAAGAGGCCTTCGGGCGCAACCCCAACGGCAATGGTCCTTACAAGCTCGAGGCATGGGACGGCTCCCAATCGATCTCGCTGGTGCCTAACGAAAACTACGACGGGCCCCGCAAGCCGAAAAATGACGGTGTGATGTTCACCTTCTATGCGCGTCCTGACGCCGCGTATGCCGACCTGTTGTCGGACAACCTTGACGTCCTGGACGCTATTCCTACTGGCTCGCTAGCCAACTACCAAGACGAGCTTCCTGGACGTAGCGTGAGCCAACCGGTTGCCGCCTATCAAGAGCTGAGCTTGCCAGAACGTGAAGCCCACTTCGCTGGTGAGGAAGGCCGCCTGCGTCGCAAGGCTCTGTCGATGTCGATTGACCGCGATTCGATTACAAACAAGCTGTTCTACGGTACTCGTACCCCGGCCAGGGACTTCACCTCCCCTGTCATTGACGGTTACAACCCGAATCTCAAGGGCAACGAGGTACTGATGTACAACCCGGAGGAAGCCAAGAAGCTGTGGGCGCAGGCAGATGCTATCAGCCCGTACGACGGCACCCTTGAGATCGCGTACGACGTCGATGGTGGTCACCAGGAGTGGGTTGATGCTGTCGCCAACCAGATTCGCAACAACCTTGGCATTGAGGCAGTCGGCCACCCCTACCCTGATTTCAAGTCGTACCGTAACGACATCAAGTCCAAGACGATCAAGGGTGCGTTCCGCACTGGCTGGTTCGCTGACTACCCCGGCCTGGGCAACTTCCTGGTGCCAAACTTCGTGTCGACGTCTTCATCTAATGACTCCGGCTACAACAATCCGGAATTCGATGCGCTGATGACGAAGGCGGCTGGACAGCCGACCCCGGAGGAATCTAACAAGCTCTACAACGAAGGCCAGGAAATCATGCTCCAAGATCTACCTGCGATCCCGTTGTGGTACCCCAACGTTGTCGGTGGGTGGTCAAACAATGTCGACAACGTGACGTTCAACTGGAAGTCGCTGCCTGAGTACTACGCGATTACCAAAAACTAA
- the cobA gene encoding uroporphyrinogen-III C-methyltransferase: protein MSSTPSAPTPPVSLIGGGPGAWDLITVRGMHRLQAADVIIADHLGPTAELDKLCDVATKTIIDASKLPYGKQVAQEKINAYIVDNARAGRTVARLKGGDPYVFGRGFEELQACAAEGIAVEVIPGVTSAISVPALFGIPVSMRGVVHNFTVISGHLPPGHPQSLNNWEALAATGGTLAIIMGVKNGPAIADALIGHGMDPNTPAAVIQEGSTDGERGVRTTLSQLGRSIADNHIAPPAVIIVGDVAGLEATGGAGG from the coding sequence ATGAGCTCCACCCCAAGCGCACCCACCCCACCCGTCAGCCTCATCGGTGGAGGCCCCGGCGCTTGGGACCTGATCACCGTACGAGGCATGCACCGACTGCAAGCAGCGGACGTCATCATCGCCGACCATCTAGGGCCCACGGCTGAACTCGACAAACTATGCGACGTGGCCACAAAAACCATCATCGACGCATCCAAACTGCCCTACGGAAAACAAGTCGCCCAGGAAAAAATCAACGCCTACATCGTTGATAACGCCCGGGCCGGCCGCACCGTAGCCAGGCTCAAAGGGGGAGACCCCTACGTATTCGGCCGCGGATTCGAGGAACTCCAAGCATGCGCCGCCGAAGGCATCGCAGTCGAGGTCATCCCCGGTGTCACCTCCGCCATCTCAGTTCCCGCACTGTTCGGCATCCCGGTGAGCATGCGCGGCGTCGTCCATAATTTCACCGTTATCTCCGGCCATCTGCCCCCGGGGCACCCACAATCCCTGAACAATTGGGAAGCGCTAGCCGCAACCGGGGGCACGCTCGCGATCATCATGGGCGTGAAAAACGGCCCCGCCATCGCAGACGCACTGATCGGCCACGGGATGGATCCGAACACTCCCGCAGCCGTGATCCAAGAAGGCTCCACAGACGGTGAACGCGGAGTGCGCACCACCTTGAGCCAGCTCGGGCGCTCAATTGCCGACAATCACATCGCACCACCGGCGGTCATCATCGTTGGTGACGTCGCGGGGCTCGAGGCCACAGGCGGCGCAGGTGGATAA
- a CDS encoding cobyrinate a,c-diamide synthase yields MWGAKVKRVLSGRNVLAPSTPRAVPGVVIAAPASGTGKTTIATGLIAALSRRMEVAPFKVGPDYIDPGYHGVAAGRPGRNLDSVMCGEQLIGPLYAHGSKGCDISVVEGVMGLFDGRIALGADPMCAPGSTAQVAQLLDMPVILVVDVRGMSQSAGALVRGFCAAEGIRIAGVILNRAGTDRHDQVCREAIEAVGVPVVGSVPRMNVDVPSRHLGLVTAAENCETLDVITRMADLVEAHVDLDAVVALARCGYQGQAWDPAAAISESDDAAPAGSVGPRPAASGKRVAVAGGPAFTFAYAEHRELLRAAGATVVDFDPLNDPLPECDGLIIPGGFPEEHVEQLAGRADLREDIRALAASGAPIHGECAGLLWLLETLDAHPMLGLIPTHAAMGRRLTLGYREAVALSDSLLYRTGERVTGHEFHHTALTSEQAEGFGPAWGWKGWHGPKQEGFVAGNIHASYLHVHPASAPQAVSRFVQAM; encoded by the coding sequence ATGTGGGGCGCAAAGGTCAAAAGGGTATTGAGTGGTAGGAACGTGTTAGCTCCTTCCACCCCTCGAGCAGTCCCGGGTGTCGTGATCGCGGCTCCTGCATCGGGCACTGGCAAAACCACTATTGCTACTGGGTTGATCGCGGCCTTGTCACGCCGCATGGAGGTCGCACCCTTTAAGGTCGGCCCTGATTACATCGACCCTGGTTACCACGGTGTTGCTGCGGGTAGGCCCGGCCGCAATTTGGATTCCGTCATGTGCGGCGAACAGCTCATCGGACCGCTGTATGCTCATGGATCAAAGGGGTGCGATATTTCGGTAGTGGAGGGCGTGATGGGGCTTTTTGACGGCCGCATCGCCCTGGGGGCGGATCCGATGTGCGCGCCTGGTTCCACTGCTCAGGTTGCCCAGTTGCTGGATATGCCAGTTATTTTGGTGGTCGATGTACGTGGGATGAGCCAGTCCGCCGGCGCCTTGGTGCGTGGTTTTTGCGCCGCCGAAGGCATACGGATCGCCGGTGTCATTCTCAATCGTGCCGGTACTGATAGGCATGACCAAGTGTGTCGGGAAGCAATTGAAGCTGTTGGCGTTCCGGTGGTGGGTTCTGTTCCCCGTATGAATGTGGACGTGCCCAGCCGCCATTTGGGTTTGGTCACAGCTGCGGAAAACTGTGAGACCCTCGACGTCATTACCCGAATGGCCGACCTTGTGGAAGCCCACGTCGACTTGGATGCTGTTGTTGCCTTGGCGCGCTGTGGCTATCAGGGCCAGGCGTGGGATCCTGCAGCTGCCATCTCAGAGAGTGATGACGCCGCGCCTGCTGGATCTGTCGGCCCCAGGCCAGCTGCCAGTGGCAAACGCGTTGCTGTGGCCGGTGGGCCGGCGTTTACCTTCGCTTATGCGGAGCATCGGGAATTGTTGCGCGCTGCCGGTGCCACAGTGGTCGATTTTGATCCGCTGAATGACCCGCTGCCGGAGTGCGATGGGTTGATAATCCCTGGTGGCTTCCCGGAAGAGCACGTGGAGCAACTAGCTGGGCGCGCAGATCTTCGTGAAGATATTCGTGCGTTGGCTGCCTCGGGTGCGCCGATACATGGCGAGTGCGCTGGTTTGCTGTGGCTGCTCGAAACCTTGGACGCCCACCCCATGCTTGGGTTGATCCCCACGCACGCGGCAATGGGGCGCCGGCTTACCCTGGGCTACCGGGAGGCTGTGGCTTTAAGCGACAGCCTGTTGTACCGGACAGGGGAGCGGGTAACCGGACATGAGTTCCACCACACGGCCCTCACCAGTGAACAAGCGGAAGGTTTCGGCCCGGCCTGGGGGTGGAAGGGCTGGCATGGGCCCAAGCAAGAGGGTTTTGTTGCCGGCAATATTCACGCCAGTTATCTGCATGTGCACCCGGCGTCGGCGCCGCAGGCGGTGTCAAGGTTCGTGCAAGCGATGTAA
- a CDS encoding YaaA family protein, protein MLIVLPPSETKAFGGDASLGPLDMDRLSFPSLNAPRQGIAEALVAASADIDEALAMLKVKNPAEVEANRALFVSPTMPAITRYTGVLYDALDAASLHEQCLSRLAIGSALFGVVGAADHIPHYRLSGGTKLGGKTMKAWWGKAITQALEPVHEQGLLLDMRSGAYQSLGPVKGAATVRVETTEGKVVSHFNKHYKGELARALALHQQEAETLDDVAGVAAAAGFEVRVDGQLLTMVVDR, encoded by the coding sequence ATGTTGATTGTGTTACCTCCTTCGGAGACCAAAGCTTTCGGCGGGGATGCTTCGCTCGGCCCCCTCGACATGGATCGTTTGAGTTTCCCCAGCTTGAACGCCCCGCGCCAAGGTATCGCTGAAGCCCTAGTGGCAGCCTCCGCCGACATAGACGAGGCGTTGGCGATGCTGAAGGTTAAAAACCCCGCGGAAGTCGAAGCCAACCGTGCGTTGTTTGTCTCCCCCACGATGCCGGCGATTACGCGCTACACAGGCGTGTTGTATGACGCTTTGGACGCGGCGTCGTTACATGAACAGTGCTTAAGCCGCCTGGCGATTGGTTCCGCCCTGTTTGGCGTAGTGGGTGCGGCTGATCATATCCCCCATTACCGCTTGTCTGGTGGCACGAAGTTGGGTGGCAAGACGATGAAGGCGTGGTGGGGCAAGGCGATCACGCAGGCGCTCGAACCTGTGCATGAGCAAGGACTCTTGCTGGATATGCGTTCTGGCGCGTACCAGTCACTTGGTCCGGTCAAGGGGGCCGCGACCGTGCGGGTGGAGACCACCGAGGGCAAGGTTGTCAGCCACTTCAACAAGCATTACAAGGGCGAATTGGCGCGGGCGTTGGCCTTGCATCAGCAAGAGGCCGAAACACTTGATGACGTCGCGGGGGTTGCTGCCGCCGCCGGCTTTGAGGTGCGCGTTGATGGCCAGCTGTTGACCATGGTGGTTGATCGTTAG
- the cobO gene encoding cob(I)yrinic acid a,c-diamide adenosyltransferase, whose protein sequence is MPKGKLDPASIPDDGLTTRQRRMLPITAVHTGPGKGKSTAAFGMAMRAWNQGMNVGVFQFVKSAKWKVGEEAVFKRLGQLHEDTGEGGAVEWHKMGEGWSWAKKAGSEEDHARDAADGWAEIKRRLAAETHEFYVLDEFTYPIKWGWIDIDDVAEVLRTRPGTQHVVMTGRDAHPKLIEVADLVTEMTKIKHPMDVGRKGQKGIEW, encoded by the coding sequence ATGCCCAAAGGAAAACTCGATCCAGCCTCCATCCCCGACGACGGCCTGACCACCCGCCAGCGCCGCATGCTGCCGATCACCGCAGTACATACAGGTCCGGGCAAGGGGAAGTCCACGGCGGCCTTTGGTATGGCCATGCGTGCGTGGAATCAGGGCATGAACGTGGGGGTTTTCCAGTTCGTGAAGTCTGCGAAGTGGAAGGTTGGCGAGGAAGCGGTCTTTAAGCGTCTCGGCCAGTTGCATGAGGACACCGGCGAGGGCGGTGCTGTTGAGTGGCACAAGATGGGGGAGGGTTGGTCGTGGGCCAAGAAGGCTGGTTCGGAGGAGGACCATGCACGCGATGCTGCTGATGGCTGGGCTGAGATCAAGCGGCGATTGGCGGCCGAAACCCACGAGTTTTATGTGCTCGACGAGTTCACCTACCCGATCAAATGGGGATGGATTGATATTGATGACGTCGCGGAGGTCCTGCGCACACGCCCCGGCACGCAGCACGTGGTGATGACTGGCCGCGACGCCCACCCCAAGCTAATTGAGGTCGCGGACTTGGTCACGGAGATGACCAAGATTAAGCACCCGATGGATGTGGGGCGCAAAGGTCAAAAGGGTATTGAGTGGTAG
- a CDS encoding MFS transporter, whose product MDKRTPRTFGIPNAQGSLGWALAVLSALQLMVVLDGTVVNLALVRIQVELGLNDNLRSWVVTSYALAYGGLLLLGGRLGDVFGRKRAFLTGVGLFTVASLTCGLATTPGVLLAARVIQGIGAAVASPTAMALIVVTFPPGKPRNKAFSVFAMMTGLGSVLGLVIGGALTEASWRWIFLINVPIGAFILFAGAAVLTATPPHERLSLDVRGAILATSASTLLVFGLAEAGSGLSPTIVIALFAGALVLLWFFQTQRVATNPVLPLGMFRHRSRAAVFVCLILAGALLMAMTVQVALFVQEVLGYGPLRAGLAFIPFAFALGTGSAIASKLAESVAPRWIAAAGGLILVGGFIFGSGLDEHTRYWPDLLMPILVIGIGVGIVLIPLTLSVVAGARPQTVGPLTATSLVSQTLGGPLGLAAVMAAAEMKTRSILGPAFDSINREALTQAQKAAFGAGYTNSLLICAVLAAAIVLISITLVRFTPADIAEGKKAEKAAQSAPAED is encoded by the coding sequence GTGGATAAGCGAACACCCCGTACCTTCGGCATTCCCAACGCCCAGGGGTCTCTCGGATGGGCACTCGCAGTCTTAAGCGCCCTGCAACTAATGGTTGTGCTGGACGGCACCGTCGTCAACCTGGCACTGGTCCGCATTCAGGTCGAACTCGGCCTTAACGACAACCTGCGATCTTGGGTTGTGACAAGCTACGCCCTGGCATACGGCGGTCTACTGTTACTTGGCGGCAGACTAGGCGACGTCTTTGGGCGGAAGAGGGCCTTCCTCACCGGCGTCGGACTATTCACCGTGGCGTCACTTACTTGTGGTTTGGCCACGACACCAGGTGTGCTGCTCGCCGCCCGAGTCATTCAAGGCATCGGCGCGGCGGTTGCCTCACCGACCGCAATGGCACTCATCGTCGTGACCTTTCCCCCAGGAAAACCCCGAAACAAAGCCTTCTCAGTGTTCGCAATGATGACAGGCCTCGGCTCGGTACTAGGCCTGGTCATCGGAGGTGCCTTAACCGAAGCGAGCTGGCGCTGGATCTTCTTGATCAACGTGCCCATCGGAGCGTTCATCCTCTTCGCCGGTGCCGCAGTACTCACAGCAACGCCCCCACATGAACGCCTGAGCCTTGACGTGCGCGGCGCAATACTCGCGACGTCAGCATCCACACTGCTCGTTTTTGGTCTTGCAGAAGCGGGCAGCGGACTCAGCCCCACCATCGTCATCGCCCTGTTCGCAGGGGCCCTGGTGCTTCTGTGGTTCTTCCAAACCCAACGCGTGGCAACCAACCCCGTGCTCCCATTGGGAATGTTCCGGCACCGTTCCCGCGCAGCCGTCTTCGTCTGCCTCATCCTCGCAGGCGCACTACTGATGGCCATGACCGTGCAAGTGGCACTTTTCGTTCAGGAGGTCCTCGGATACGGGCCCTTGCGTGCCGGCCTGGCGTTCATCCCCTTTGCTTTCGCACTGGGCACAGGCTCCGCCATCGCCTCCAAACTGGCCGAAAGCGTCGCCCCCCGGTGGATTGCCGCTGCCGGTGGACTGATCCTCGTCGGCGGCTTCATCTTCGGATCCGGTCTAGACGAGCACACCCGCTACTGGCCCGACCTACTTATGCCGATCCTCGTCATCGGTATCGGCGTCGGAATCGTGCTCATCCCACTCACCCTATCCGTGGTCGCCGGCGCACGACCCCAAACCGTGGGGCCGCTAACCGCCACATCCCTGGTGTCCCAAACGCTCGGCGGCCCTCTAGGACTCGCAGCGGTGATGGCCGCCGCCGAAATGAAAACACGCAGCATCTTGGGCCCAGCATTCGACAGTATTAACCGCGAGGCCCTCACCCAGGCACAAAAAGCGGCATTCGGAGCAGGCTACACCAACTCGTTGCTCATCTGCGCCGTGCTCGCCGCAGCCATCGTGCTTATCTCCATCACCCTCGTGCGCTTCACCCCGGCAGACATCGCCGAGGGGAAAAAGGCCGAAAAAGCCGCCCAATCAGCCCCCGCTGAGGACTAA
- a CDS encoding proline--tRNA ligase: MITRMSTLFLRTLREDPADAEVPSHKLLVRAGYIRRVAPGVYSWLPLGLKVLKNIENVVREEMNAIGGQEISLPALLPRDAYEVTGRWTEYGDALFRLKDRKGADYLLGPTHEEMFTSLVKDMYSSYKDLPAILYQIQTKYRDEERPRAGILRGREFVMKDSYSFDMSDDGLDAAYQKHRRAYQNVFDRLGVEYAICAATSGAMGGSASEEFLAVSPNGEDTFVRATDGVYAANVEAVVTQPGQTRPIEGQPASVEHDTPNAETIAALVEWARGAGITVDGREVTAADTLKCVVVKVTKPGEEPQLMGILVPGDREVDFKRLEASLEPATVEMAVEKDFKNNPFLVKGYVGPKALAANDVAVLADPRIVEGTAWITGADAPQRHAVNMVCGRDFTPDGFIEAAEIREGDPAPEGQGTLTLERGIEIGHIFQLGRKYTEAFDVQFLDESGKRSVPTMGSYGIGVSRLIAVLAEQRHDDKGLNWPMEVAPFKVHVVCANKDEAAAAAAEELAQALDEAGVEVLLDDRPKVSPGVKFKDAELLGMPLVAILGRGFADGTIEIRERGGETREVPAAEALEILLEAVAQG; encoded by the coding sequence ATGATTACTCGCATGTCCACCCTGTTCCTGCGCACCTTGCGTGAAGACCCAGCCGACGCCGAAGTACCCAGCCACAAGTTGCTGGTTCGTGCCGGCTACATCCGTCGCGTCGCCCCCGGCGTCTACAGCTGGCTGCCGCTAGGCCTGAAAGTGCTCAAGAACATCGAAAACGTTGTGCGGGAAGAAATGAACGCCATCGGGGGGCAGGAAATCTCGCTGCCCGCACTGCTTCCGCGCGACGCCTATGAGGTGACCGGTCGCTGGACCGAATACGGTGACGCACTGTTCCGCCTCAAGGACCGCAAAGGTGCCGACTACCTCCTGGGCCCCACCCACGAGGAGATGTTCACCAGCCTGGTGAAGGACATGTACTCCTCCTACAAGGATCTACCGGCGATTTTGTACCAGATCCAAACGAAATACCGCGACGAGGAGCGCCCGCGCGCCGGAATTCTGCGTGGTCGCGAGTTCGTCATGAAGGATTCTTACTCCTTCGACATGAGCGACGATGGCCTGGATGCGGCTTACCAGAAGCACCGCCGCGCCTACCAGAACGTCTTTGACCGTCTGGGCGTGGAATACGCCATCTGTGCGGCTACCTCCGGCGCCATGGGTGGCTCTGCATCAGAAGAGTTTCTCGCGGTATCGCCCAATGGTGAGGACACCTTCGTGCGCGCAACCGACGGTGTTTACGCAGCCAACGTCGAAGCCGTGGTCACTCAGCCCGGCCAGACCCGCCCCATTGAGGGCCAACCCGCGTCTGTGGAGCACGACACCCCCAACGCCGAGACCATCGCAGCACTGGTGGAATGGGCCCGCGGCGCAGGAATTACTGTCGACGGCCGTGAAGTCACCGCAGCTGACACGCTGAAGTGCGTCGTCGTGAAGGTCACCAAGCCCGGTGAGGAACCGCAGTTGATGGGCATCCTCGTGCCCGGCGACCGCGAGGTTGATTTTAAGCGCCTCGAGGCTTCCCTGGAACCCGCAACCGTCGAGATGGCGGTAGAGAAAGACTTCAAAAACAACCCCTTCCTCGTCAAGGGCTACGTGGGCCCCAAAGCCCTCGCAGCTAATGACGTCGCGGTACTCGCCGACCCACGCATTGTTGAAGGCACCGCGTGGATCACCGGTGCAGACGCCCCGCAGCGTCACGCTGTCAATATGGTGTGCGGCCGCGACTTCACCCCAGACGGCTTTATCGAAGCGGCGGAAATTCGCGAAGGCGATCCCGCACCTGAGGGACAGGGCACGCTCACCCTGGAGCGCGGCATTGAAATCGGGCACATCTTCCAGCTCGGCCGCAAATACACGGAAGCGTTCGACGTTCAGTTCCTCGACGAGTCCGGTAAGCGTTCCGTTCCCACCATGGGCTCCTATGGCATCGGTGTGTCCCGACTCATCGCCGTGCTGGCCGAACAGCGCCACGACGACAAGGGCCTGAATTGGCCGATGGAGGTCGCTCCCTTCAAGGTGCATGTCGTCTGCGCGAACAAGGACGAGGCCGCAGCCGCCGCCGCCGAAGAACTCGCTCAAGCACTCGACGAGGCTGGGGTAGAGGTACTCCTCGATGATCGTCCCAAGGTCAGTCCCGGAGTGAAGTTCAAAGACGCCGAATTGCTGGGCATGCCGCTGGTTGCAATCCTCGGACGCGGCTTCGCAGACGGCACCATCGAAATCCGCGAACGCGGCGGTGAGACCCGTGAGGTGCCCGCAGCTGAAGCCCTAGAAATCCTGCTAGAAGCTGTCGCTCAGGGCTAA
- a CDS encoding LssY C-terminal domain-containing protein gives MTHVEPPPPGDSLYPVPTAPPTYHLEQQRRPKSHGRLYSLLDGAFVAVGLILTFYFAFALLTSGLSFSWHGITLLVAFWGVLAYVALPRLHQLLTTFYLPDYFLARTKTGDGLLGDPVNLAIMGSEEDVHYAMRAAGWIQADPITLRSSLGIIKSSLMKTSYPEAPVSNLYLFERTQNFAYQQEVDGNAAQRHHVRFWKAPEGWELPGGQSVDWMAAGTYDVRVGLSSWTLQITHKIDANIDAERDYIIDTVRYCDPATRVDILPRFTPAFHDKNGGGDAVHTDGNMPILDLRGAAQRSNQAQVREHTAMPSVVLPQTEQQLDKELPPKGLAMAGLLIAIKSVLALGAIGVAAFGTHSLTAIDNVPVFAATAFTLEVAFTALMLLAWWSTVRKSKVARLLLLVVVLFTAAVEFSGISLSTHPSLLTFSNTGLTLLILLSLTAPEVRQWVSSQHQSASN, from the coding sequence ATGACCCACGTAGAGCCCCCACCACCGGGCGATTCATTGTACCCGGTGCCAACTGCTCCACCCACGTATCATTTGGAGCAACAGAGGCGACCGAAAAGTCACGGTCGCCTCTATTCTCTTCTGGATGGCGCGTTCGTTGCCGTTGGGTTAATACTGACCTTCTACTTCGCTTTCGCTCTATTGACCTCCGGGCTGAGCTTCAGTTGGCACGGCATTACTCTGCTTGTCGCGTTCTGGGGTGTTCTGGCGTATGTAGCGTTGCCGCGTTTGCACCAGTTACTCACCACGTTCTATCTACCGGATTACTTCCTTGCACGGACTAAGACGGGTGACGGCCTGCTAGGAGATCCAGTTAACCTTGCGATTATGGGCTCAGAGGAAGACGTCCATTATGCGATGCGAGCCGCCGGCTGGATTCAGGCTGACCCGATTACGCTTCGCAGTTCTTTGGGCATCATTAAGTCCTCCCTCATGAAGACGTCCTATCCTGAGGCACCAGTATCCAACTTGTATCTCTTTGAACGCACACAGAACTTCGCTTACCAACAAGAAGTCGATGGTAATGCCGCACAGCGTCACCACGTTCGCTTCTGGAAGGCTCCAGAAGGCTGGGAGTTACCTGGTGGGCAATCGGTCGACTGGATGGCGGCCGGCACTTATGACGTGCGGGTTGGTCTATCGAGTTGGACCCTACAAATCACCCACAAGATCGATGCAAACATCGATGCTGAGCGCGACTACATCATCGATACTGTCCGGTATTGCGATCCCGCCACCCGCGTAGATATTCTTCCGCGCTTTACTCCTGCATTCCACGACAAAAACGGCGGTGGCGACGCGGTGCACACCGATGGCAACATGCCAATTCTCGACCTGCGAGGAGCCGCACAACGCTCGAACCAAGCACAGGTGCGTGAGCATACTGCCATGCCGTCTGTTGTTCTGCCTCAAACAGAACAACAGCTCGATAAGGAGCTGCCACCCAAAGGCCTTGCTATGGCTGGCTTGCTTATCGCGATTAAGTCCGTTCTAGCCCTGGGCGCAATCGGAGTTGCAGCTTTTGGAACCCACAGCCTCACTGCGATCGATAATGTGCCAGTGTTTGCTGCCACGGCGTTCACCCTTGAGGTTGCCTTCACGGCCCTCATGCTGCTGGCGTGGTGGAGCACGGTACGAAAAAGCAAGGTAGCGCGCCTGCTTCTGCTCGTCGTTGTGCTGTTTACTGCAGCTGTCGAGTTCAGCGGGATCAGTCTATCCACGCACCCGTCCTTGCTCACTTTTAGCAATACCGGTCTGACGCTGCTGATACTGCTGTCTCTCACTGCCCCCGAGGTCCGTCAGTGGGTTAGTTCGCAACATCAATCCGCATCCAATTGA
- a CDS encoding DedA family protein, with protein sequence MSDESEVQQEEQEWWQAPGMPWKDKPGKADIWCLSLFGIVFVISLLLLPIRAWALADQARYPWGVALLGSNTLVTALGVVNGVGAALPFVWPILLGGIARIKFHALYWWAGSLWGRGYLDMYAEQSKRAARNVTKVERIAKKIGPWGFALSYLPIPLPIGLVVFILAGAEGMKLRTFLILDFIAATLWMVPFYYLGHSLGEPAQEVLEVYAKFANYVVIALMVFVFVGIFRKQSKQKAA encoded by the coding sequence GTGAGTGATGAGAGCGAAGTTCAGCAAGAAGAGCAGGAATGGTGGCAGGCCCCGGGTATGCCGTGGAAAGATAAGCCCGGCAAGGCAGATATCTGGTGCCTGTCTCTGTTCGGCATCGTCTTCGTTATCTCGCTGCTGCTACTACCGATTCGGGCGTGGGCGCTGGCCGATCAGGCACGGTACCCCTGGGGTGTTGCGCTGCTCGGCTCGAACACACTTGTCACTGCCCTCGGAGTAGTCAACGGTGTTGGAGCCGCATTGCCTTTTGTGTGGCCGATCTTGCTGGGAGGTATTGCCCGCATCAAGTTCCACGCCTTGTATTGGTGGGCGGGCTCGTTGTGGGGGCGCGGCTACTTAGACATGTATGCCGAACAGTCCAAGCGTGCTGCCCGCAACGTGACGAAGGTGGAGCGTATCGCCAAAAAAATCGGCCCGTGGGGTTTCGCTTTGTCCTACCTTCCGATCCCGCTGCCGATTGGCCTGGTGGTATTCATCCTCGCTGGCGCCGAGGGGATGAAGCTTCGCACCTTCCTGATTTTGGACTTCATCGCCGCGACCCTGTGGATGGTGCCGTTCTACTACCTCGGCCATAGCCTTGGCGAACCTGCCCAGGAGGTACTCGAGGTGTATGCGAAGTTCGCGAACTATGTGGTGATTGCCCTGATGGTTTTCGTTTTCGTGGGCATCTTCCGCAAGCAGTCGAAGCAGAAGGCTGCCTAG